A region of Nocardioides alkalitolerans DNA encodes the following proteins:
- a CDS encoding DUF3152 domain-containing protein, translating into MGIGRAGGRSRVAAVLVALAAGLALASPAPSGAAAPGAPTASAASAALPQMVATGPDYMKGSASYGGTLTAMVAARQPQFTGGTLQWYRGGTAIPGATGRTYKPTPADVGQKIRFVAMLTRSGFETQRAVSQPTPPIAHASPLKRTVRYDVRVDATGTIPAAEVETFVAQAQQTYDDARGWRAGGTAFTRTSRSQSQFTLVLATSDRMTSYSSVCSAQWSCRVGRNVIINWTRWKTASPAWNAAGGSLRDYRHMVVNHETGHWLGRGHAGCSRQGALAPVMMQQSKGLGGCRFNPWPLPSER; encoded by the coding sequence GTGGGCATAGGGCGAGCGGGCGGTCGGTCGAGGGTCGCGGCGGTCCTCGTCGCGCTGGCCGCGGGCCTCGCGCTCGCGTCACCGGCTCCCTCGGGGGCCGCGGCTCCCGGGGCGCCCACGGCGTCCGCGGCGTCCGCGGCCCTGCCCCAGATGGTGGCCACGGGTCCCGACTACATGAAGGGCTCGGCCAGCTACGGCGGCACGCTCACCGCGATGGTGGCCGCGCGCCAGCCGCAGTTCACGGGCGGCACGTTGCAGTGGTACCGCGGTGGCACCGCGATCCCCGGCGCGACCGGGCGCACCTACAAGCCGACGCCGGCCGACGTCGGGCAGAAGATCCGCTTCGTCGCGATGCTGACCCGCAGCGGCTTCGAGACCCAGCGCGCGGTGTCGCAGCCGACGCCGCCGATCGCGCACGCGAGCCCGCTCAAGCGCACGGTGCGCTACGACGTGCGGGTGGACGCCACCGGCACGATCCCCGCCGCCGAGGTCGAGACCTTCGTCGCCCAGGCGCAGCAGACCTACGACGACGCCCGCGGGTGGCGGGCCGGCGGCACCGCGTTCACGCGCACCTCCCGGTCCCAGTCGCAGTTCACCCTCGTGCTGGCGACGTCCGACCGGATGACGTCCTACTCGAGCGTCTGCAGCGCGCAGTGGAGCTGTCGCGTGGGGCGCAACGTCATCATCAACTGGACCCGGTGGAAGACCGCCTCGCCGGCGTGGAACGCGGCCGGGGGCTCGCTGCGCGACTACCGCCACATGGTCGTCAACCACGAGACGGGCCACTGGCTCGGCCGCGGCCACGCCGGGTGCTCGCGGCAGGGCGCGCTCGCGCCGGTCATGATGCAGCAGTCCAAGGGTCTCGGTGGGTGCCGGTTCAACCCGTGGCCGCTGCCGAGCGAGCGCTGA
- the murI gene encoding glutamate racemase encodes MADAPVGIFDSGFGGLTVARSVIDQLPHESVLYLGDTARQPYGPKPIGEVREYALECLDHLVARGVKALVIACNSASAAMLRDARERYDVPVVEVIYPATRRAVAATRSGRIGVICTRATAASMAYDDAFAAAPHVELVTQACPRFVEFVENGVTSGPELLEAAHSYLAPLIAADVDTLVLGCTHYPLLTGVISSIMGDGVTLVSSAEESAKAVYRMLATTGLMRAGGDASYEFVTTGEPGEFERIGRRFLGPELAIASQFAGGLA; translated from the coding sequence GTGGCTGACGCACCGGTCGGCATCTTCGACTCGGGGTTCGGCGGCCTGACGGTGGCCCGGTCGGTGATCGACCAGCTGCCCCACGAATCGGTGCTCTACCTGGGCGACACGGCCCGCCAGCCCTACGGCCCGAAGCCGATCGGCGAGGTGCGGGAGTACGCGCTGGAGTGCCTCGACCACCTCGTCGCGCGGGGCGTCAAGGCCCTCGTCATCGCCTGCAACTCCGCGAGCGCGGCCATGCTGCGCGACGCGCGCGAGCGCTACGACGTGCCCGTCGTCGAGGTCATCTACCCGGCGACCCGCCGTGCGGTCGCCGCCACCCGCTCGGGGCGCATCGGCGTGATCTGCACGCGCGCGACGGCCGCCTCCATGGCGTACGACGACGCGTTCGCCGCCGCCCCGCACGTCGAGCTCGTCACGCAGGCGTGCCCGCGGTTCGTCGAGTTCGTCGAGAACGGGGTGACCTCCGGTCCGGAGCTCCTCGAGGCGGCGCACTCCTACCTCGCCCCGCTGATCGCGGCCGACGTCGACACCCTCGTGCTGGGCTGCACCCACTACCCGCTGCTGACCGGTGTGATCTCGTCGATCATGGGGGACGGTGTCACGCTGGTGAGCAGTGCGGAGGAGAGCGCGAAGGCGGTGTACCGGATGCTGGCGACCACCGGACTGATGCGCGCGGGCGGCGACGCGTCGTACGAGTTCGTGACGACGGGCGAGCCCGGCGAGTTCGAGCGGATCGGCCGCCGCTTCCTCGGCCCCGAGCTCGCGATCGCGAGCCAGTTCGCGGGAGGGCTCGCATGA
- a CDS encoding MBL fold metallo-hydrolase, with amino-acid sequence MTADEPTGLRLTVVGCAGSYPGPTSPASCYLLEADGDDGAGGTRRWRILLDLGNGALGALHNHADPLAIDAVFVSHLHADHCLDLCGYYVLRKYHPSGAQPRIPVWAPAGAAERLARAYDLPLDPGMTEEFDFTEYAADRAPVQVGPFTVQPFEVYHPVTAYALRVTAAGRTLTYSGDTAPCTGLDEAAAGADLLLAEAAFRSQDDNPPGVHLTGADAGELATRADVGQLVLTHVPAWFDPLDAHGEAVEKYDGPTWLATTGAVFEV; translated from the coding sequence ATGACCGCCGACGAGCCGACGGGGCTCCGCCTCACCGTCGTGGGCTGCGCCGGGTCGTACCCCGGTCCCACGTCGCCCGCCAGCTGCTACCTCCTCGAGGCCGACGGCGACGACGGCGCGGGCGGCACCCGCCGCTGGCGGATCCTGCTCGACCTCGGCAACGGTGCGCTCGGCGCGCTCCACAACCACGCGGACCCCCTCGCCATCGACGCGGTCTTCGTCAGCCACCTCCACGCCGACCACTGCCTCGACCTGTGCGGCTACTACGTGCTGCGCAAGTACCACCCCTCCGGCGCCCAGCCCCGCATCCCCGTCTGGGCGCCGGCCGGCGCGGCGGAGCGGCTGGCCCGCGCCTACGACCTGCCGCTCGACCCGGGGATGACCGAGGAGTTCGACTTCACGGAGTACGCCGCGGACCGCGCCCCCGTGCAGGTCGGGCCCTTCACGGTGCAGCCGTTCGAGGTCTACCACCCGGTGACGGCCTACGCGCTGCGGGTGACCGCCGCCGGCCGCACGTTGACCTACTCCGGTGACACCGCGCCGTGCACGGGCCTCGACGAGGCCGCGGCGGGCGCCGACCTGCTGCTGGCCGAGGCCGCGTTCCGGAGCCAGGACGACAACCCGCCCGGCGTCCACCTCACGGGTGCGGACGCCGGCGAGCTCGCGACCCGGGCCGACGTGGGCCAGTTGGTGCTGACCCACGTGCCCGCCTGGTTCGACCCGCTCGACGCCCACGGCGAGGCGGTCGAGAAGTACGACGGCCCCACCTGGCTCGCCACCACCGGCGCGGTGTTCGAGGTCTGA
- a CDS encoding response regulator transcription factor, with amino-acid sequence MTASTAEPAATPIRVLVVDDDPLVRSALGLMLGGQPDLEVVGEARDGREGTTLAASLRPHVVLMDIRMPVMDGLEATAALHARPQPPRVIVLTTFDADDYVVGALAAGADGFLLKDTPPPEIVAAIRKVADGEPMLSPSVTQTLIRQVRQGSDPRTAEAEVKLATLTEREREVAVAVGRGLSNADIAAELYLSVPTVKAHVSRLFDKLGATNRVQIAICVHDAGLV; translated from the coding sequence GTGACCGCCTCCACAGCCGAGCCCGCCGCGACCCCGATCCGGGTGCTCGTGGTCGACGACGACCCCCTGGTGCGCTCCGCGCTCGGGCTCATGCTGGGCGGCCAGCCCGACCTCGAGGTCGTCGGCGAGGCGCGCGACGGTCGCGAGGGCACGACCCTCGCCGCCTCCCTGCGGCCCCACGTCGTGCTCATGGACATCCGCATGCCCGTCATGGACGGCCTCGAGGCGACGGCGGCGCTCCACGCCCGGCCGCAGCCGCCCCGGGTCATCGTGCTGACGACCTTCGACGCGGACGACTACGTCGTCGGCGCGCTCGCCGCGGGCGCCGACGGCTTCCTGCTCAAGGACACCCCGCCGCCCGAGATCGTCGCCGCCATCCGGAAGGTGGCCGACGGCGAGCCGATGCTCTCCCCCTCCGTCACGCAGACGCTCATCCGACAGGTCCGCCAGGGCAGCGACCCCCGCACCGCCGAGGCCGAGGTCAAGCTCGCGACCCTGACGGAGCGCGAGCGCGAGGTGGCCGTGGCCGTCGGCCGCGGGCTGTCGAACGCCGACATCGCGGCCGAGCTCTACCTGTCCGTGCCGACGGTCAAGGCCCACGTCTCGCGGCTCTTCGACAAGCTCGGCGCCACCAACCGCGTGCAGATCGCCATCTGCGTGCACGACGCCGGGCTGGTCTGA
- a CDS encoding histidine kinase → MTDPAEYQPRVSTWGRTWRVLLMLLISGLVVIEPYSLLVQRGHAWWIAVDVLLGLVGFVAVHFRRQRPMLVVVVTIALACVSSFAAGPSVLALVSLATRRVYWEIAVASVLSVVGAEIYFRVAPSTGSSPMWLNFTANVAAAGAIAAWGMYIGSRRELLWTLRQRAERAEAEQDLRLAKARVDERSRIAREMHDVLAHRISQVSMHAGALSYRTDLDADALREGIAEVQVRANEALDDLRGVLGVLRDPATGEVTHRPQPTYEDVGALVAEAVEAGARIAFDDELDEAPPTPVGRALYRVVQEGITNAQKHAPGALLSICLRGTPEDGVEVRLRNPYGFSTPGVPGAGLGLVGLTERVDLAGGHLTHGRDGDAFVVHAWLPWAS, encoded by the coding sequence GTGACGGACCCCGCCGAGTACCAGCCGCGCGTCAGCACGTGGGGCCGGACGTGGCGCGTGCTGCTGATGCTGCTCATCAGCGGTCTGGTCGTGATCGAGCCGTACTCGCTGCTGGTGCAGCGGGGGCACGCCTGGTGGATCGCCGTCGACGTGCTCCTCGGGCTCGTCGGCTTCGTGGCGGTCCACTTCCGCCGGCAGCGGCCGATGCTCGTCGTCGTGGTGACCATCGCGCTCGCCTGCGTCTCGTCGTTCGCCGCGGGCCCGTCCGTGCTCGCGCTGGTCTCGCTCGCCACCCGCCGCGTCTACTGGGAGATCGCGGTCGCCAGCGTCCTCAGCGTCGTGGGCGCCGAGATCTACTTCCGGGTCGCGCCCTCGACCGGGTCCAGCCCGATGTGGCTCAACTTCACGGCCAACGTCGCGGCGGCGGGCGCGATCGCGGCCTGGGGCATGTACATCGGATCGCGGCGCGAGCTGCTCTGGACCCTGCGTCAGCGGGCCGAGCGCGCGGAGGCCGAGCAGGACCTGCGCCTCGCGAAGGCGCGGGTCGACGAACGCTCCCGGATCGCCCGCGAGATGCACGACGTGCTGGCCCACCGGATCAGCCAGGTGTCGATGCACGCGGGCGCGCTGTCCTACCGCACCGACCTCGACGCCGACGCGCTGCGCGAGGGCATCGCCGAGGTGCAGGTGCGGGCCAACGAGGCGCTCGACGACCTCCGCGGCGTCCTCGGCGTGCTGCGCGACCCCGCGACCGGCGAGGTCACGCACCGGCCGCAGCCGACCTACGAGGACGTCGGCGCGCTCGTGGCGGAGGCGGTCGAGGCCGGGGCGCGGATCGCCTTCGACGACGAGCTGGACGAGGCCCCGCCGACCCCGGTCGGGCGTGCGCTCTACCGCGTCGTGCAGGAGGGCATCACCAACGCCCAGAAGCACGCTCCCGGCGCCCTGCTGTCCATCTGCCTGCGCGGCACGCCCGAGGACGGGGTCGAGGTGCGGCTGCGCAACCCCTACGGCTTCAGCACGCCCGGCGTGCCCGGTGCGGGACTCGGCCTGGTGGGCCTCACCGAGCGCGTCGACCTCGCCGGAGGACACCTCACCCACGGCCGCGACGGGGATGCGTTCGTCGTCCACGCGTGGCTACCGTGGGCCTCGTGA
- a CDS encoding ATP-binding cassette domain-containing protein: MITVQGLTKRYGGFTAVDDVSFVAQAGQVTGFLGPNGAGKTTTMRILAGLTHQDSGTATVGGHRLQDIPNPGRHVGILLDASAQHAGRTGREVLTLAAKTMGLPGSRVDEMLELVSLTDSEAKRRVRNYSLGMRQRLGIAHALMGDPQVLILDEPANGLDPAGIRWMRGLLRGYAERGGAVLLSSHLLHEVEQIADEMLVIGRGKIVASGTKAELLASAGTFVKAVDTAALASAAQAKGLAVTPSGEGFIVDAEPQAIGELALAAQAVLLELRAADASGLEDLFLQLTADTQREAAAAFPPGSPYHQGASA; encoded by the coding sequence ATGATCACTGTCCAAGGACTCACGAAGAGGTACGGCGGCTTCACCGCCGTCGACGACGTCAGCTTCGTGGCGCAGGCCGGCCAGGTGACGGGCTTCCTCGGCCCCAACGGCGCCGGCAAGACGACGACGATGCGGATCCTCGCCGGTCTGACCCACCAGGACTCGGGGACCGCCACCGTCGGCGGTCACCGCCTCCAGGACATTCCCAACCCGGGTCGGCACGTCGGCATCCTGCTCGACGCCTCGGCGCAGCACGCGGGCCGCACGGGCCGCGAGGTGCTGACGCTGGCCGCCAAGACCATGGGCCTGCCCGGGTCGCGCGTCGACGAGATGCTCGAGCTGGTCAGCCTCACCGACAGCGAGGCGAAGCGCCGGGTGCGCAACTACTCGCTGGGCATGCGGCAGCGCCTCGGCATCGCGCACGCCCTCATGGGCGATCCCCAGGTGCTGATCCTCGACGAGCCGGCCAACGGCCTCGACCCCGCCGGCATCCGGTGGATGCGCGGCCTGCTCCGCGGGTACGCCGAGCGTGGCGGCGCCGTCCTGCTCTCCAGCCACCTCCTGCACGAGGTCGAGCAGATCGCCGACGAGATGCTCGTCATCGGCCGGGGCAAGATCGTCGCCTCCGGCACGAAGGCGGAGCTGCTCGCCTCGGCCGGCACCTTCGTCAAGGCCGTCGACACGGCTGCGCTGGCGTCCGCCGCCCAGGCCAAGGGCCTCGCGGTGACGCCGTCCGGCGAGGGCTTCATCGTCGACGCCGAGCCCCAGGCCATCGGCGAGCTCGCGCTCGCCGCGCAGGCCGTGCTCCTCGAGCTGCGGGCCGCCGACGCGTCCGGCCTCGAGGACCTCTTCCTCCAGCTGACCGCCGACACCCAGCGCGAGGCGGCTGCCGCCTTCCCGCCCGGTTCGCCCTACCACCAAGGAGCCTCGGCATGA
- a CDS encoding ABC transporter permease codes for MSATAPAPHLGTGTFDISGTAPIPLTRLVGVEVRKLLDTRSGRWLLIVQAALITIGSLVLAVVIARNDGTAGLFDFTSIAGGVTQLLLPVMAIMAVTTEWSQRTNMATFTLEPRRGRVVLAKALAAVLVGLAALVVAVGIGAVMTGLSGLLGAETNWDPRPEMLLGFAVLQVMSLLIGFAFGTLLLNTPAAIVLYIAFYTIIPGIIAAAASLMSWFDDVRPWIDFNMAIMPLSDFGQPDSELGFGAIEWPEFTTSVALWFGLPLVLGVLRMLRAEVK; via the coding sequence ATGAGCGCCACCGCCCCCGCCCCCCACCTCGGCACGGGCACCTTCGACATCTCGGGCACCGCCCCGATCCCGCTGACGCGCCTCGTGGGCGTCGAGGTGCGGAAGCTCCTCGACACCCGGTCGGGCCGATGGCTGCTCATCGTGCAGGCCGCACTCATCACGATCGGCTCGCTGGTGCTCGCTGTGGTCATCGCGCGCAACGACGGGACCGCCGGGCTCTTCGACTTCACGTCGATCGCCGGCGGCGTGACCCAGCTGCTCCTGCCGGTGATGGCCATCATGGCGGTCACGACCGAGTGGTCGCAGCGCACCAACATGGCCACCTTCACGCTCGAGCCGCGTCGCGGCCGGGTCGTGCTGGCCAAGGCACTGGCCGCCGTGCTCGTCGGTCTGGCCGCCCTGGTGGTCGCGGTCGGCATCGGCGCCGTGATGACGGGACTGTCCGGCCTGCTCGGCGCGGAGACCAACTGGGACCCGCGGCCGGAGATGCTCCTGGGCTTCGCCGTGCTGCAGGTGATGAGCCTGCTCATCGGCTTCGCGTTCGGCACGCTGCTCCTCAACACGCCGGCCGCGATCGTGCTCTACATCGCGTTCTACACGATCATCCCGGGCATCATCGCCGCGGCGGCGTCGCTCATGTCGTGGTTCGACGACGTCCGGCCCTGGATCGACTTCAACATGGCGATCATGCCGCTGTCCGACTTCGGCCAGCCCGACAGCGAGCTGGGCTTCGGCGCCATCGAGTGGCCGGAGTTCACGACCTCGGTCGCCCTGTGGTTCGGGCTGCCGCTGGTGCTGGGCGTGCTCCGGATGCTCCGCGCCGAGGTGAAGTGA
- a CDS encoding SGNH/GDSL hydrolase family protein, whose translation MTTATGRSYLRFAAVGDSTTVGVGDPMPGTPLGLGAGATGRDGTWRGWATLLARALDASYDVSFCNLAVSGATARDVVERQLADAVDHHPDLVSLVVGLNDTMRSTWSPAQLRADLLHAADRLTAGGALLMTARFHDHGAVLGLPGFLRRPMQRRIEVVNGVYDEVHATYGGVRVDLATCAAVRDRASWSVDRMHPSERGHRALARCFAEGLTAAGIVVEPPRAEPDADRAVTWREDLGWVVTEAVPWMGRRARDLGPWAARTAWERVPVPVGARRTVRSAAGGEDDRVAVGDGDGVLAVGPAGAVG comes from the coding sequence GTGACCACTGCGACCGGACGCAGCTACCTCCGCTTCGCCGCCGTCGGCGACTCCACCACCGTCGGCGTCGGGGACCCGATGCCCGGCACCCCGCTCGGCCTGGGCGCCGGCGCGACCGGCCGCGACGGCACGTGGCGCGGGTGGGCCACGCTCCTCGCGCGGGCGCTGGACGCGTCGTACGACGTCTCCTTCTGCAACCTCGCCGTCTCCGGGGCGACCGCCCGCGACGTCGTCGAGCGCCAGCTGGCCGACGCGGTGGACCACCACCCCGATCTCGTGTCGCTCGTCGTCGGTCTCAACGACACGATGCGCTCCACCTGGAGCCCCGCCCAGCTGCGCGCGGACCTGCTGCATGCCGCCGACCGGCTCACCGCGGGGGGTGCGCTGCTCATGACGGCGCGCTTCCACGACCACGGCGCGGTCCTGGGGCTGCCGGGGTTCCTGCGGCGACCGATGCAGCGGCGCATCGAGGTCGTCAACGGGGTGTACGACGAGGTGCACGCGACGTACGGCGGGGTGCGGGTCGACCTCGCGACGTGCGCGGCGGTGCGGGACCGGGCCTCGTGGTCCGTCGACCGGATGCACCCCTCCGAGCGCGGTCACCGGGCGCTGGCGCGGTGCTTCGCCGAGGGGCTGACCGCCGCCGGGATCGTCGTCGAGCCGCCACGGGCCGAGCCCGACGCGGACCGCGCGGTCACCTGGCGCGAGGACCTCGGGTGGGTCGTGACCGAGGCCGTGCCGTGGATGGGGCGCCGGGCGCGCGACCTCGGGCCCTGGGCGGCACGGACCGCCTGGGAGCGGGTGCCGGTGCCGGTCGGTGCCCGGCGGACGGTCCGCTCAGCCGCGGGCGGTGAGGACGATCGGGTCGCCGTGGGTGATGGCGATGGTGTGCTCGCTGTGGGCCCCGCGGGAGCCGTCGGCTGA
- the map gene encoding type I methionyl aminopeptidase gives MIELLSPRQIDEMRPAGEFVASVLTRLVETADVGMNLLDLDALAHEMIKERGAESCYIDYAPSFGRGPFGKVLCTSVNDAVLHGLPHDYTLADGDLVSFDFAVSVDGWVADSAVSVVVGTPREEDLRLIRTTEEALAAAIEVARSGNRLGDIGEAIGTIARANGYSVNTQFGGHGVGRTMHGEPHVPNDGRAGRGFKLKPGLVIAIEPWLLATTDEIKMADDGWTILSADGSRGAHSEHTIAITHGDPIVLTARG, from the coding sequence ATGATCGAGCTGCTCTCACCCCGCCAGATCGACGAGATGCGCCCCGCCGGCGAGTTCGTCGCCAGCGTGCTCACGCGCCTCGTCGAGACCGCCGACGTCGGCATGAACCTCCTCGACCTCGACGCGCTCGCCCACGAGATGATCAAGGAGCGCGGCGCCGAGTCCTGCTACATCGACTACGCCCCGTCGTTCGGCCGCGGTCCCTTCGGCAAGGTGCTCTGCACCTCGGTCAACGACGCGGTGCTCCACGGCCTCCCCCACGACTACACGCTCGCCGACGGCGACCTCGTCAGCTTCGACTTCGCCGTGAGCGTCGACGGCTGGGTCGCCGACTCCGCGGTCAGCGTCGTCGTCGGTACGCCGCGGGAGGAGGACCTCCGCCTCATCCGCACCACGGAGGAGGCCCTGGCCGCGGCCATCGAGGTCGCACGCTCGGGCAACCGCCTCGGCGACATCGGCGAGGCCATCGGCACCATCGCCCGGGCGAACGGCTACAGCGTCAACACCCAGTTCGGCGGTCACGGCGTCGGTCGCACGATGCACGGCGAGCCCCACGTGCCCAACGACGGGCGCGCCGGACGCGGGTTCAAGCTGAAGCCGGGCCTCGTCATCGCCATCGAGCCGTGGCTGCTCGCCACGACCGACGAGATCAAGATGGCCGACGACGGCTGGACGATCCTGTCAGCCGACGGCTCCCGCGGGGCCCACAGCGAGCACACCATCGCCATCACCCACGGCGACCCGATCGTCCTCACCGCCCGCGGCTGA
- the rph gene encoding ribonuclease PH has product MTATPATPPAEPRPDGRADDELRPVKITRGWLDHAAGSVLVEFGSTKVLCVASASEGVPRWRKGSGLGWVTAEYAMLPGSTHTRSDRESVKGRIGGRTHEISRLIGRSLRSVVDYRALGENTIQLDCDVLQADGGTRTASITGAYVALADAIAHLRSTGALKGEPLTGSVAAVSVGIVGGRPRLDLPYVEDVAAETDMNVVMTGDGRFVEVQGTAEGVPFDRAELDALLDLAAGGCADLTRLQQEALAQEVGRG; this is encoded by the coding sequence ATGACCGCCACTCCCGCCACGCCCCCGGCCGAGCCGCGTCCCGACGGTCGCGCCGACGACGAGCTGCGCCCCGTGAAGATCACGCGCGGCTGGCTCGACCACGCCGCCGGATCGGTGCTCGTCGAGTTCGGCAGCACGAAGGTGCTGTGCGTCGCCTCGGCCTCCGAGGGCGTCCCGCGCTGGCGCAAGGGGTCGGGCCTGGGCTGGGTCACGGCGGAGTACGCGATGCTCCCGGGCTCCACCCACACCCGCAGCGACCGCGAGTCGGTCAAGGGCCGCATCGGCGGCCGCACCCACGAGATCTCCCGCCTCATCGGGCGCTCGCTGCGCTCGGTGGTGGACTACCGGGCGCTCGGCGAGAACACGATCCAGCTCGACTGCGACGTGCTGCAGGCCGACGGCGGCACCCGCACCGCCTCGATCACGGGCGCCTACGTCGCGCTCGCCGACGCGATCGCGCACCTCCGCTCCACGGGCGCCCTGAAGGGCGAGCCGCTCACCGGCTCCGTGGCCGCCGTCTCGGTCGGCATCGTGGGGGGCCGCCCGCGGCTCGACCTGCCGTACGTCGAGGACGTCGCCGCCGAGACCGACATGAACGTCGTGATGACGGGCGACGGGCGCTTCGTCGAGGTGCAGGGCACCGCGGAGGGCGTGCCGTTCGACCGGGCCGAGCTGGACGCGCTGCTCGACCTGGCCGCCGGCGGCTGCGCCGACCTGACCCGCCTGCAGCAGGAGGCGCTCGCGCAGGAGGTCGGCCGTGGCTGA
- the rdgB gene encoding RdgB/HAM1 family non-canonical purine NTP pyrophosphatase, giving the protein MAEVFLASRNRKKLEEMERILAAHLPGVRVLGLDDVEAYDEPVEDEPTFEGNALLKARAGLAATGLPSVADDSGICVDALNGMPGVLSARWSGPPKSDARNNELLLAQLADVPDERRTAHFRCAVAFVHPGGEVVVEGRMPGRVIREVRGAGGFGYDVLFVADDRPGLTTAELSREDKDAISHRGKAMRELGPLVAATLA; this is encoded by the coding sequence GTGGCTGAGGTGTTCCTGGCGTCGCGCAACCGCAAGAAGCTCGAGGAGATGGAGCGCATCCTCGCCGCGCACCTGCCCGGGGTGCGGGTGCTCGGGCTCGACGACGTGGAGGCCTACGACGAGCCGGTCGAGGACGAGCCGACCTTCGAGGGCAACGCGCTCCTCAAGGCCCGGGCGGGTCTCGCGGCCACGGGGCTGCCGAGCGTCGCCGACGACTCCGGGATCTGCGTGGACGCGCTCAACGGCATGCCGGGCGTGCTCTCGGCCCGCTGGTCCGGTCCGCCGAAGAGCGACGCCCGCAACAACGAGCTGCTGCTCGCGCAGCTGGCCGACGTGCCCGACGAGCGTCGTACGGCCCACTTCCGCTGCGCGGTCGCGTTCGTCCACCCCGGTGGCGAGGTCGTGGTCGAGGGCCGCATGCCCGGCCGCGTGATCCGCGAGGTCCGGGGCGCGGGCGGGTTCGGCTACGACGTGCTGTTCGTCGCCGACGACCGCCCCGGCCTCACCACGGCCGAGCTGTCCCGCGAGGACAAGGACGCCATCTCCCACCGCGGCAAGGCGATGCGCGAGCTGGGCCCCCTCGTCGCGGCGACGCTCGCGTGA
- a CDS encoding 1-acyl-sn-glycerol-3-phosphate acyltransferase has protein sequence MSAGARFRRRVARLVLRAVRWRTVGEVPRRGILVGAPHTSNWDWVLTLLLAWDSGVRIRLLVKHSLFRGPLGPLLRATGAVELDRANPGATIRELLADAETDESFLLGIAAEGTRGRSEYWKSGFHRIARQTGIPVTLAFLDAPSRTVGWGPTFPATEDVRADMDRVRAFYADKRGFKPELATPPRLREEG, from the coding sequence GTGAGCGCCGGCGCGCGGTTCCGCCGCCGCGTCGCGCGGCTCGTGCTGCGGGCGGTCCGGTGGCGCACGGTGGGCGAGGTGCCGCGGCGTGGCATCCTCGTCGGGGCTCCGCACACCTCGAACTGGGACTGGGTGCTCACCCTCCTGCTGGCGTGGGACTCGGGGGTCCGCATCCGGCTGCTCGTCAAGCACTCGCTGTTCCGCGGTCCACTCGGGCCGCTCCTGCGGGCGACCGGGGCCGTCGAGCTCGACCGGGCCAACCCGGGCGCCACGATCCGCGAGCTGCTTGCCGACGCGGAGACCGACGAGTCGTTCCTGCTCGGCATCGCGGCCGAGGGCACGCGTGGCCGGTCCGAGTACTGGAAGTCCGGCTTCCACCGCATCGCGCGCCAGACCGGCATCCCCGTCACGCTGGCGTTCCTCGACGCGCCGAGCCGCACCGTGGGCTGGGGACCGACGTTCCCGGCGACCGAGGACGTGCGCGCCGACATGGACCGCGTGCGTGCGTTCTACGCCGACAAGCGGGGCTTCAAGCCCGAGCTCGCGACGCCGCCGCGCCTGCGCGAGGAGGGGTAG
- the bcp gene encoding thioredoxin-dependent thiol peroxidase, with protein MSQSPAPAERLAPGDAAPDFTLTSDSGDEVTLSGLRGRKVIVYFYPAAMTPGCTTQACDFRDSLDALKAEGYEVLGISPDQPEKLAKFRERDGITFPLLADPSKETLAAWGAFGEKKNYGKIVQGVIRSTVVVDEEGKVAHAAYNVRAKGHVAKLRRDLGLD; from the coding sequence ATGAGCCAGTCCCCGGCCCCCGCAGAGCGGCTCGCCCCCGGCGACGCCGCCCCCGACTTCACGCTGACCTCCGACTCCGGCGACGAGGTCACGCTGTCCGGCCTCCGCGGGCGCAAGGTGATCGTGTACTTCTACCCGGCCGCCATGACCCCCGGCTGCACGACGCAGGCCTGCGACTTCCGCGACTCGCTCGACGCGCTCAAGGCCGAGGGCTACGAGGTGCTCGGCATCTCCCCCGACCAGCCCGAGAAGCTCGCGAAGTTCCGCGAGCGCGACGGCATCACCTTCCCGCTGCTCGCCGACCCGTCGAAGGAGACGCTCGCCGCCTGGGGCGCGTTCGGCGAGAAGAAGAACTACGGCAAGATCGTCCAGGGCGTCATCCGCTCGACCGTCGTGGTCGACGAGGAGGGCAAGGTCGCGCACGCGGCGTACAACGTGCGCGCCAAGGGCCACGTCGCCAAGCTGCGCCGCGACCTCGGTCTCGACTGA